Proteins encoded in a region of the Acidobacteriota bacterium genome:
- the lpdA gene encoding dihydrolipoyl dehydrogenase gives MTAVVHEYDVVVIGAGTGGYVAAIRASQLGLKTAVVERQPTLGGTCLNWGCIPTKALLENAHALKIAQDAKEWGIVLGDVKPSIDMARVNARRIKVVTGLTKGIEFLFKKNKIDWIKGSARLAGGGQVNVTSPEAAPQTLHAKEIIVATGSYARSVPGIDIDHNHIITSDHAIALNEVPASLAIMGSGAVGVEFASIYRRFGSAVTVIELLPRLVPNEDEAVSAELEKAFKKRGIAVKTATKVTGAMVKDGNVTIDMQGADGKTETITVSKLLVATGRGPVTDGLGAEELGLEMERGYIKVDSLFRTNVPGISAVGDVITMGNGAHPQLAHLSSAEGILLAERLAGMEVKPLNYDQVPGCTYCDPEIGSIGLTEQEAIARGFDVRVGVFPFGVLGRAKIANETEGFVKIVAEKKYDEILGVHMIGPRATELVAEAGVALRLECTVEELIRTIHAHPTMSEAVGEAAHAVHGAAIHS, from the coding sequence GTGACAGCTGTGGTACACGAATACGACGTAGTGGTCATTGGCGCGGGCACGGGCGGGTATGTGGCCGCCATTCGCGCATCGCAGCTGGGCCTCAAGACCGCCGTGGTCGAGCGTCAGCCCACCCTGGGCGGCACTTGCCTCAACTGGGGCTGCATTCCAACAAAGGCCTTACTCGAAAACGCCCACGCCCTGAAGATTGCGCAGGACGCGAAGGAGTGGGGCATCGTGCTGGGCGACGTGAAACCCTCCATCGATATGGCTCGCGTGAACGCGCGCCGCATCAAGGTGGTCACGGGTCTCACCAAGGGCATTGAGTTTCTCTTCAAGAAAAACAAAATCGACTGGATCAAAGGCAGTGCGCGGCTGGCCGGTGGCGGTCAGGTCAACGTCACCTCGCCAGAAGCCGCCCCGCAAACTCTGCACGCCAAAGAGATCATCGTCGCCACCGGGTCGTACGCGCGCAGCGTTCCCGGGATCGACATTGATCACAACCACATCATCACGAGCGATCACGCGATTGCACTGAACGAAGTGCCTGCCTCCCTGGCCATCATGGGGAGCGGCGCGGTGGGCGTGGAGTTTGCGTCGATTTACCGTCGGTTCGGGAGCGCCGTCACCGTGATCGAATTGCTGCCGCGATTGGTGCCCAACGAAGACGAAGCCGTGTCGGCGGAGCTTGAGAAGGCGTTCAAGAAACGCGGTATCGCCGTGAAGACGGCGACCAAGGTGACCGGCGCGATGGTCAAAGACGGCAACGTGACCATCGACATGCAGGGCGCCGACGGCAAGACAGAGACGATCACGGTGTCGAAGCTGCTGGTGGCCACGGGCCGTGGTCCAGTGACCGATGGCCTGGGCGCCGAAGAGCTGGGCCTTGAGATGGAACGCGGCTACATCAAGGTTGATTCACTGTTCCGCACGAACGTGCCGGGCATTTCGGCGGTGGGTGATGTCATCACGATGGGCAATGGCGCCCATCCCCAGTTGGCGCACCTGTCGTCGGCGGAGGGCATCCTGCTGGCCGAGCGCCTGGCGGGCATGGAGGTGAAGCCCCTCAACTACGATCAGGTGCCCGGCTGCACCTACTGCGATCCCGAGATCGGCAGCATCGGCCTGACCGAGCAGGAAGCCATCGCGCGCGGGTTCGATGTGCGCGTCGGCGTCTTCCCCTTCGGCGTGCTTGGGCGCGCGAAGATTGCGAACGAGACCGAAGGCTTCGTGAAGATCGTGGCCGAGAAGAAATACGACGAGATCCTGGGTGTGCACATGATTGGCCCACGGGCCACCGAACTGGTGGCCGAAGCCGGAGTGGCGCTGCGGCTTGAGTGCACGGTGGAAGAACTTATCCGCACCATTCACGCGCATCCCACCATGTCCGAAGCGGTGGGCGAGGCCGCACACGCGGTCCACGGAGCGGCGATACATTCGTAG
- a CDS encoding SWF/SNF helicase family protein, whose translation MTDLRHLVVLHGGLSGTAQRHALREFLEGRANTLLATDVASQGLNLQHRARWVVNVDVPWTPMRLEQRVGRVDRIGQSRSVHVTMLGVRHEADNALRARVAARQHLCAAAPLPSCTRWTRAAVSLARWFTRQRALAAHWRGPDPAAVPRAVVPLALMRRVIAAPGAAPLAPAITIVEIPLVSGAGDVVERHLGLATGADGPNPALVRRARALSARARRRRRRLAAALAEDVPAAPQQPGLFDARALTAAAPGDSAAAYGPDEDVVLVGPARALLILEARR comes from the coding sequence TTGACCGACCTGCGGCACCTGGTGGTCTTGCACGGCGGCTTGTCAGGCACCGCGCAGCGCCATGCCCTGCGCGAATTCCTGGAGGGTCGCGCCAACACCTTGCTGGCGACTGACGTGGCGAGTCAGGGTCTCAACCTGCAACACCGCGCGCGATGGGTGGTCAACGTGGACGTGCCGTGGACACCCATGCGACTGGAGCAGCGGGTGGGCCGCGTTGACCGCATCGGTCAATCGCGGTCCGTGCACGTGACGATGCTCGGCGTCCGCCATGAGGCAGACAACGCGCTCCGGGCGCGGGTGGCGGCGCGGCAGCACCTCTGTGCCGCCGCGCCGCTGCCCTCATGCACGCGCTGGACGCGCGCGGCGGTCAGTCTCGCGCGCTGGTTCACGCGCCAGCGGGCGCTGGCCGCCCACTGGCGCGGCCCGGACCCGGCGGCCGTGCCGCGCGCCGTGGTGCCGCTCGCATTGATGCGGCGCGTGATTGCCGCGCCGGGCGCCGCGCCACTCGCGCCCGCCATCACCATCGTCGAAATCCCGCTGGTGAGCGGCGCGGGCGATGTGGTGGAGCGGCACCTGGGGTTGGCGACCGGCGCGGATGGGCCGAACCCGGCGCTGGTGCGCCGTGCGCGGGCGCTCAGCGCCCGCGCGCGGCGCCGCCGGCGCCGGCTCGCGGCCGCGCTCGCGGAGGACGTCCCGGCTGCACCACAGCAGCCGGGACTGTTTGACGCGCGCGCGCTGACAGCAGCCGCGCCTGGCGACAGCGCCGCAGCGTACGGGCCCGACGAGGACGTCGTCCTCGTCGGGCCCGCGCGTGCGCTGCTGATCCTGGAGGCGCGCCGGTGA
- a CDS encoding type II toxin-antitoxin system VapC family toxin: MRLLLDTHIWLWSLSAPDRLTPQVRRALAKPANELWLSPISTWEVVQLVEKKRIRIEGHFEAWLPQARGSLREALLSHDVAAAVADVRLPHRDPADLLLVATSRVLNLTLVTADERIIDAKQVPTLANR; encoded by the coding sequence TTGAGGCTGCTGCTCGATACGCATATCTGGCTCTGGAGCCTCTCTGCCCCAGACCGGCTCACGCCTCAAGTGCGGCGAGCCCTCGCGAAGCCTGCCAATGAGCTGTGGCTCTCGCCCATCAGCACGTGGGAAGTGGTGCAGTTGGTGGAGAAAAAGAGAATCCGGATTGAAGGCCACTTCGAGGCGTGGCTGCCACAAGCCAGGGGCAGTCTGCGTGAAGCACTGCTGTCGCACGACGTGGCCGCAGCGGTGGCTGACGTTCGCCTGCCGCATCGCGACCCCGCTGATCTTCTGCTGGTGGCCACGTCCCGTGTTCTGAATCTGACCCTGGTGACGGCAGACGAACGGATCATCGACGCGAAGCAGGTACCAACTCTCGCAAATCGATAA
- a CDS encoding type II toxin-antitoxin system Phd/YefM family antitoxin, whose product MSILTIVEEMAISKFKATCLSVVERVRKTRAPILITRHGVPVAQIGPPQPAAQPKSWLGSMAGTVTILGDIVGPVTDPDDWEAMRD is encoded by the coding sequence ATGTCTATACTCACAATCGTGGAAGAGATGGCGATCTCCAAGTTCAAGGCGACCTGCCTGTCAGTGGTGGAGCGCGTGCGCAAGACGCGCGCGCCTATCCTGATCACGCGCCATGGCGTGCCGGTGGCGCAAATCGGGCCGCCGCAGCCTGCCGCACAGCCCAAGAGCTGGCTTGGCAGCATGGCTGGCACGGTCACGATTCTCGGCGACATCGTCGGGCCTGTGACGGACCCGGACGATTGGGAAGCGATGCGGGATTGA
- a CDS encoding HU family DNA-binding protein, with protein sequence MADARRMGKMELFAHFADKFDLKRTVVRDLFDELLVLSEKELKRTGEFSVPGMCKLVVQHRLARDGRNPATGETIKIPAKTVVKARIAKQLKDAVLPRK encoded by the coding sequence ATGGCAGACGCCAGGCGCATGGGGAAGATGGAGTTGTTCGCTCACTTCGCTGACAAGTTCGACTTGAAGCGCACTGTGGTGCGAGACCTTTTTGACGAGTTGCTGGTGTTGTCCGAGAAGGAACTCAAGCGGACAGGCGAGTTTTCGGTTCCCGGCATGTGCAAGCTGGTCGTGCAGCATCGCCTGGCGCGAGACGGGCGCAACCCGGCCACCGGTGAGACGATCAAGATTCCGGCCAAGACCGTGGTCAAGGCCCGAATCGCCAAGCAGCTGAAGGACGCCGTCCTTCCGCGCAAGTAG
- a CDS encoding DEAD/DEAH box helicase family protein, with product MRGLPVQGDLIWIRQQRWRVQATHTGAGLTRVVVDDGRATRPRTFLLPVEPWTSDQPGRTRGVSRQRALAWLAACSARACAASTPTSIVHARTTLFAYQLEPALAVLAGARRVLIADGVGLGKTVQAALIVAETLRREADARVLVLVPPPLMAQWADELETRFGVPVFAADAASFARLRADRPYLSNPWESAGVWLVSPDYLKQPHILETLPRRGFDAVVIDEAHAMAGDSQRRWAIDTIARSARRVILLTATPHDGDDTRFRRLIDLGATGAKADALVIFRRAGARPSRRTRRVDVNAGPGLSQVLDAIDAFERTAQPSSPCEGLRLICGVFRKRALSSLAAFHASLERRLALVTSAEAGAAGSDWVQLEFFGTDLVPGDEWAVLAGDAGLSAAQERTWLLRLQGVSARAMASGRGDPKLTRLRDLLRRSDEPAVVFTEYRDTLQAVAGAH from the coding sequence GTGCGAGGCCTGCCTGTACAAGGCGATCTGATCTGGATCCGACAACAGCGCTGGCGCGTCCAGGCCACCCACACGGGAGCCGGCCTGACGCGTGTGGTGGTGGACGATGGGCGCGCTACGCGTCCGCGGACCTTCCTGCTGCCCGTCGAGCCGTGGACCAGCGACCAGCCGGGGCGCACTCGGGGCGTCTCACGCCAGCGTGCGCTCGCCTGGCTTGCGGCGTGTTCGGCCCGCGCGTGCGCCGCGTCCACGCCCACATCAATCGTCCACGCGCGCACCACCCTCTTCGCGTATCAACTTGAGCCCGCGCTGGCAGTGCTCGCGGGCGCACGGCGAGTGCTCATCGCGGATGGCGTGGGCCTGGGGAAAACCGTGCAGGCTGCGCTCATCGTGGCCGAAACGCTGCGGCGCGAGGCAGACGCGCGAGTGCTTGTGCTGGTGCCGCCGCCGCTCATGGCGCAGTGGGCAGACGAGTTGGAGACGCGCTTCGGTGTGCCCGTGTTTGCGGCAGACGCCGCGTCGTTCGCTCGGCTTCGGGCCGACCGCCCATACCTGAGCAATCCCTGGGAAAGTGCAGGCGTGTGGCTGGTCTCGCCTGATTACCTGAAACAGCCACACATTCTCGAGACCCTGCCGCGCCGCGGATTTGACGCGGTGGTGATTGACGAGGCCCACGCCATGGCCGGCGACTCACAGCGCCGCTGGGCGATCGACACGATCGCACGTTCGGCCCGGCGCGTCATTTTGCTCACCGCCACGCCGCACGACGGCGATGACACGCGGTTCCGCCGCTTGATCGATCTGGGCGCCACTGGTGCGAAGGCCGACGCACTCGTGATCTTCCGCCGCGCCGGCGCGCGACCGTCTCGTCGCACACGGCGTGTGGATGTCAACGCCGGACCGGGCCTGTCGCAGGTCCTTGATGCCATCGATGCGTTTGAACGCACCGCGCAGCCGTCATCACCGTGCGAAGGTCTGCGCCTGATTTGTGGCGTGTTCCGAAAGCGCGCGCTGTCATCGCTGGCTGCGTTTCATGCCTCCCTTGAGCGACGCCTCGCGTTGGTCACCAGCGCCGAAGCGGGAGCGGCCGGCTCCGACTGGGTGCAGCTCGAGTTCTTCGGCACGGACCTCGTTCCCGGCGACGAGTGGGCGGTGCTCGCCGGCGACGCAGGCCTGTCGGCCGCGCAAGAGCGCACATGGCTGTTGCGGCTTCAGGGTGTGTCCGCGCGCGCCATGGCCTCTGGGCGTGGCGACCCGAAATTGACGCGCTTGCGCGATCTCCTGCGACGGTCGGACGAACCCGCGGTCGTCTTCACTGAATACCGCGACACGTTGCAGGCGGTGGCCGGTGCGCATTGA
- the nrfD gene encoding polysulfide reductase NrfD: MPNYGFVIDLKKCIGCHACTIACKAEHDIPVGVNRCWVKTVEKGRFPDAERLFLPVLCNQCADAPCMKICPTSALFRRHDGIVDLHGDSCIGCKACMAACPYDQLFIDPNTRTAEKCNFCANRVENHLEPACVSVCPTECRIFGDMDDPTTEVAQIVEREAFTVRKPEKGTGPKVFYLAADESIIRPEIASRPFMFKEGGVHLRPLGSKDPDPQSPGDPRVDYDVPHKKAWGIDLVLYLLTKGISTGALFIGAILWLMGDRSALSGLAAPLVASVFSALTAVVLVMDLERPERFYYILTRPNWSSWMARGAFILMAHGAVGGLWVLAWLLGAPSLITVLAVVTVPVALAATAYTGLLFAQGLARDLWQGPFPTIDLIAQAAMEGAAALLIAALFTTVDPWVVRTLGWTLAGATSLHLLILVSENLLMPSPTLHHELAVRAIRRGAYARMFWVGALGLGGLAPLALFAVAATTGFSMTALIPMAIVTLAGSLAWEYIWVEAGQCVPIS, from the coding sequence GTGCCCAATTACGGCTTCGTTATCGATCTGAAGAAGTGCATCGGCTGTCACGCCTGCACGATCGCATGTAAGGCCGAGCACGACATTCCGGTCGGCGTGAACCGATGCTGGGTCAAGACGGTCGAGAAGGGCCGTTTCCCGGACGCGGAGCGGCTGTTCCTGCCGGTGTTATGCAACCAGTGCGCAGACGCGCCGTGCATGAAGATCTGTCCGACCAGCGCCCTCTTCCGTCGTCACGACGGCATCGTCGATCTACATGGCGACTCGTGCATTGGCTGCAAAGCGTGCATGGCCGCGTGCCCCTACGATCAGCTCTTTATCGATCCGAACACACGCACCGCAGAGAAGTGCAACTTCTGCGCGAACCGGGTGGAGAATCATCTGGAGCCGGCGTGCGTCAGTGTGTGCCCCACAGAATGCCGGATCTTCGGTGACATGGACGACCCCACCACCGAGGTGGCGCAGATTGTGGAGCGCGAGGCGTTTACGGTGCGCAAGCCGGAGAAGGGCACGGGCCCGAAGGTCTTTTACCTGGCTGCTGACGAGAGCATTATCCGGCCCGAGATTGCGTCACGCCCCTTCATGTTCAAGGAAGGTGGCGTACACCTGCGGCCGCTGGGTTCGAAGGACCCCGACCCGCAGTCCCCAGGCGACCCGCGCGTGGACTACGACGTGCCGCACAAGAAGGCCTGGGGGATTGACCTCGTGTTGTACCTGCTGACCAAAGGCATCTCGACGGGCGCCCTTTTTATCGGTGCAATCCTGTGGCTGATGGGCGACCGGAGCGCGCTGTCGGGTCTGGCCGCGCCGCTCGTGGCGTCCGTGTTCTCGGCATTGACGGCAGTCGTGCTCGTCATGGATCTGGAACGACCGGAGCGGTTCTACTACATCCTCACCCGGCCCAACTGGAGCTCCTGGATGGCGCGCGGTGCGTTCATCCTGATGGCCCATGGGGCTGTCGGTGGCCTCTGGGTGTTGGCCTGGCTCCTGGGCGCACCGTCGCTGATTACAGTGCTCGCGGTCGTGACAGTGCCTGTCGCGCTGGCGGCCACGGCGTACACGGGCCTGCTCTTCGCGCAGGGACTGGCCCGCGATCTCTGGCAGGGCCCGTTTCCGACAATTGACCTCATCGCGCAGGCCGCCATGGAAGGCGCCGCCGCCCTGCTCATTGCGGCCCTCTTCACCACCGTGGATCCGTGGGTGGTGCGCACACTGGGCTGGACACTGGCGGGGGCGACCTCACTGCATCTGTTGATTCTGGTGTCCGAGAATCTGTTGATGCCGAGCCCGACGCTACATCACGAATTGGCGGTTCGCGCGATTCGCCGGGGCGCATACGCGCGGATGTTCTGGGTGGGCGCGCTTGGCCTCGGCGGCCTGGCGCCGCTCGCCCTGTTTGCGGTGGCCGCCACCACAGGCTTCTCGATGACGGCGCTGATTCCGATGGCTATCGTCACCTTGGCGGGCAGCCTGGCGTGGGAATACATCTGGGTAGAGGCGGGACAATGCGTCCCGATTTCGTAA
- the queF gene encoding NADPH-dependent 7-cyano-7-deazaguanine reductase QueF — protein sequence MAAPLDTFPNPRPDRDYDIDIRCPEFTSMCPKTGLPDFGEIRIQYIPDQTCLELKALKYYLLDYRNQGIFYEAATNKILDDLVQACQPRRMTVTGAFTARGGITTTVVATHP from the coding sequence ATGGCCGCACCGCTCGACACATTCCCGAACCCCCGCCCCGACCGCGACTACGATATCGACATCCGGTGCCCGGAGTTCACCTCCATGTGCCCGAAGACGGGCCTGCCCGACTTTGGCGAGATCCGCATCCAGTACATACCGGACCAGACCTGCCTGGAACTCAAGGCCCTGAAGTACTACCTGCTCGACTATCGCAACCAGGGCATCTTCTACGAGGCGGCCACCAACAAGATCCTGGACGACCTGGTGCAGGCCTGCCAGCCCAGGCGTATGACCGTGACCGGCGCGTTCACCGCGCGCGGCGGCATCACCACCACAGTGGTGGCCACGCACCCGTAG
- a CDS encoding N-6 DNA methylase — MTMPGVGGWLLPARFLAERIAPIATSDQRVQAQWARWWRDVSHACGPATGVRTLFDTAAMPLFGRLGFRARNPRFAPGGATATLLTPGGQTIALLVRPWADRPPALFREATSAARDAGANWCCVFAPPTLSIVPASGNVTRRSLDFTFPAAADPGSLGIFLMLAGSAAFDTGALDHWLDAARTDAARVRVDLQQGVIDALAELTQVLTRATRATPTGEALTLVYRILFLMFAESRDLVPRHHPVYRDTYTLSSLCSEALRATPARGLWDGLAAISRLSRQGGQVDTLQVFPFNGHLFSSQAAPTLESTRGGGRRTRDSDARDLAVSRALVSLGTRREPAGRVAISYADLGVEELGAVYERVLDVEATPGAQVHRPSARRHSAKRKDTGTFYTPQVLADFVVQRTLAPLVEEASADRLLELRVVDPAMGSGAFLVAALRYMGAAYERALVRDGRCAQSDVTDSDRAAFRRRIAQQCLFGVDANPVAVQVARLSLWLATLAHARPLSFLDHRLRTGNSLVGASPADLLRSPGASTHELPLFDSGSSRLEVMLRRVVPTLADLGTQADDSVQDVRRKEATWAELRDDSHPLSRWRLAVSLWCAQWFWPAGTRRPSPAEIRAGGDALVRGSGDLASTEVGRLASIATATSAAQQFFHWPLEFPEVFYDSGGVLRPTGGFDAVIGNPPWEMVRRDSSSGRRSAVRDPLVTFVRESGLFPLCRRGHLNLYQPFVERSLSLVRPGGRVGLVVPWGFAVDDGASGLRSALVDAAALDTIVGFDNARGLFPIHRGLRFAVVVAAPGGPRRDIHARFGVTTAETIQEMTAAAEDPLPIQLSAEAVAEVGGPSRRIPDLRDDDGMVWLLEVMRAHPAIGGADGWQARFSRELNATDDRDAFSTKAGSGGLPVADGKHIAPFVVNVEQCERFIRAQTAERRLSERRFTRPRLAYRDVSGVGNQFTLIAAVMPAGVVTTHTLFCLRNELPIEQQHFLCGVFNSAVLNRVVRLLMGGHVTTSLVEQLPVPRWEATRVQLRIASIAARLADPGLGNSVRTRLTDRLNQDVERLYVKRD, encoded by the coding sequence GTGACAATGCCGGGCGTCGGCGGCTGGTTGCTGCCGGCGCGGTTCCTGGCCGAGCGCATCGCGCCGATCGCCACGAGCGACCAGCGCGTCCAGGCGCAATGGGCGCGCTGGTGGCGCGACGTCTCGCACGCCTGTGGCCCTGCCACAGGCGTGCGAACGCTTTTCGACACGGCGGCCATGCCCCTGTTCGGCCGCCTCGGATTCCGCGCGCGTAATCCACGGTTCGCGCCTGGGGGCGCCACGGCGACGCTCCTGACGCCCGGTGGCCAGACGATCGCGTTACTCGTGAGGCCGTGGGCCGATCGCCCGCCCGCCTTGTTTCGTGAGGCCACAAGCGCCGCTCGGGATGCCGGCGCCAACTGGTGCTGCGTCTTCGCGCCACCCACGCTCTCCATCGTGCCTGCCTCGGGCAACGTCACAAGGCGCAGTCTCGACTTCACGTTTCCCGCTGCGGCCGACCCTGGCTCACTCGGAATCTTCCTCATGCTCGCCGGCTCTGCGGCATTCGACACCGGCGCGCTCGACCATTGGCTCGATGCCGCCCGCACAGACGCGGCGAGAGTGCGCGTGGATCTGCAGCAGGGCGTGATCGACGCGCTCGCAGAACTCACACAAGTGTTGACGCGAGCCACACGCGCCACACCCACGGGCGAAGCGCTCACGCTCGTCTACCGTATCCTCTTCCTGATGTTCGCCGAGTCGCGCGATCTCGTGCCTCGTCACCATCCGGTCTATCGCGACACCTACACGCTCTCGTCGCTATGCAGCGAGGCCCTACGCGCCACGCCGGCTCGCGGCCTGTGGGACGGCCTGGCGGCCATCAGCCGCCTGTCCCGGCAGGGCGGCCAGGTGGACACGTTGCAGGTGTTCCCCTTCAACGGTCATCTCTTTTCCTCGCAGGCAGCGCCGACGCTGGAGTCCACGCGCGGTGGCGGACGCCGCACACGCGACAGCGACGCGCGAGATCTCGCCGTCAGTCGGGCACTTGTTTCCCTCGGCACGCGCCGTGAACCAGCGGGTCGCGTGGCCATCTCCTACGCTGATCTTGGCGTCGAAGAACTCGGTGCCGTCTACGAACGGGTGCTGGACGTTGAGGCCACTCCGGGGGCTCAGGTTCACAGGCCATCCGCCAGGCGCCACTCCGCGAAGCGCAAAGACACCGGCACGTTCTACACGCCACAGGTGCTGGCGGACTTCGTCGTACAACGCACCCTCGCGCCGTTGGTCGAAGAAGCATCCGCCGACCGGCTGCTCGAACTTCGTGTGGTGGACCCGGCGATGGGCTCCGGCGCGTTCCTCGTCGCGGCGCTCCGGTACATGGGCGCGGCCTACGAACGTGCGCTCGTCCGCGATGGCCGCTGCGCGCAGTCGGATGTCACTGACTCCGATCGCGCCGCGTTTCGACGACGCATCGCGCAGCAGTGCCTGTTTGGCGTGGATGCCAATCCAGTGGCGGTGCAGGTCGCGCGTCTTTCGCTCTGGCTGGCCACTCTGGCGCACGCGCGGCCCCTCAGCTTCCTGGACCATCGACTCCGCACCGGCAACAGCCTGGTCGGCGCGTCGCCTGCGGACCTTCTGCGGTCTCCCGGCGCAAGCACGCACGAACTCCCGCTGTTTGATTCCGGTAGTTCGCGCCTCGAAGTGATGTTGCGACGAGTGGTGCCCACGCTCGCCGATCTCGGCACTCAGGCCGACGACTCAGTGCAGGACGTCCGGCGCAAGGAAGCCACGTGGGCGGAACTACGCGACGACTCGCACCCACTCTCGCGCTGGCGGCTGGCTGTGAGCCTCTGGTGCGCGCAATGGTTCTGGCCCGCTGGCACCCGTCGTCCGTCCCCGGCCGAGATTCGCGCCGGAGGAGACGCGCTCGTGCGCGGGTCTGGTGATCTGGCCAGCACCGAAGTTGGTCGCCTTGCGAGCATTGCCACTGCCACGTCGGCTGCCCAACAGTTCTTCCACTGGCCTCTTGAATTCCCGGAAGTGTTCTATGACTCCGGCGGAGTGCTGCGGCCGACAGGCGGATTCGACGCGGTGATTGGCAACCCGCCCTGGGAAATGGTGCGGCGCGACAGTTCGTCAGGTCGCAGGTCTGCCGTACGCGATCCGCTCGTGACGTTCGTCCGCGAGTCGGGACTGTTTCCCCTCTGCCGGCGCGGGCATCTCAACCTGTACCAACCCTTCGTCGAGCGAAGCCTGTCGCTGGTCAGGCCAGGAGGCCGCGTGGGCCTGGTCGTCCCCTGGGGCTTCGCGGTAGACGACGGGGCGAGCGGGCTACGGTCGGCGCTTGTTGACGCCGCCGCCCTCGACACCATCGTCGGATTCGACAACGCGCGGGGGCTGTTTCCAATTCACCGGGGACTGAGGTTCGCTGTGGTGGTGGCGGCTCCCGGAGGGCCGCGCCGCGATATCCACGCGCGCTTTGGTGTGACTACAGCCGAGACCATTCAGGAGATGACCGCAGCCGCTGAAGACCCGTTGCCCATTCAACTGTCCGCCGAGGCAGTGGCCGAAGTTGGTGGACCTTCCAGGCGCATTCCCGACCTTCGTGATGACGACGGCATGGTGTGGCTGCTGGAGGTGATGCGTGCGCATCCAGCGATTGGCGGTGCTGATGGTTGGCAGGCACGATTCAGCCGGGAACTGAATGCCACCGACGACCGCGACGCCTTCAGCACAAAGGCCGGGTCCGGCGGCCTGCCGGTGGCCGATGGAAAACACATCGCTCCGTTTGTGGTGAACGTCGAGCAGTGCGAGCGTTTCATCCGGGCGCAGACGGCCGAGCGACGCCTGTCCGAGCGGCGCTTCACCCGGCCGCGACTCGCGTATCGGGACGTGTCGGGCGTAGGCAATCAGTTCACGTTGATCGCGGCGGTGATGCCGGCCGGCGTGGTCACCACACACACGCTGTTTTGCCTGCGCAACGAACTACCGATCGAACAGCAACATTTTTTGTGCGGAGTCTTCAACTCGGCCGTGCTCAACCGCGTGGTGCGGCTGCTCATGGGCGGCCACGTCACGACCAGCCTTGTGGAACAGCTGCCGGTGCCGCGTTGGGAGGCCACACGCGTCCAGCTGCGCATCGCTTCCATTGCGGCCAGATTGGCGGATCCGGGTCTGGGTAATTCGGTCAGAACTCGACTGACGGATCGCCTGAATCAGGATGTCGAACGGCTGTACGTGAAAAGGGACTAA